The candidate division TA06 bacterium genome has a window encoding:
- a CDS encoding tetratricopeptide repeat protein — MKDQKIGTKYQVLEFLGEGSSSQVYKAVDLAGGQIVALKLFLADSININLVSQEFRLLAELRHPNLAAVYAYENFQAGCFYIMEFVPGPDILCRCRDLSFEKKCHKLIELCHALEYIHYWNIVHLDLKPSNLLLDEKDAVKLLDFGLAQSAACAPLKISGTPSYISPEVISGQSSDGRADLYSLGVLMYQIFAGVLPFEAPSLKDLVKKHLYQPPQPPLIYNASLPERLQSLILKLLNKDPNARPAGAGEVAVELARIIKQSPGESPDAPRLPFVFNSRLVGRNKEMAELRHAVQNAISGQGSTIFISGETGIGRTKLLTEFSLEAQLLECQVLWTRCYQPDTSAYDLIGQLLAQILPLAQNFCPQIISEFGPKLAEIVPAYRALPEVKNLPVPASLPAHEQRLRLLDAVAGFIIKTMEAVPPRATVIMLESIQWIDRESLEAVSHLMRNIARSSILVIGSFRNDDLAPGHHLPETIEALVAENLAEQFFLKRLSQSEVSELIRNIFPRIQNPEPLLTKIFAETEGNPLLIEEAVHYLMDSKFIERRHGQWQITSLTNDRLALPDGLTKAFKLKLKNLSPEQLLLMQSLAVMERPATAHQIFAITALDACQISKDLLYFKSQSLLTVLQEEKGDLFYGLHHSKIAREVYRSASPGLLSRLHRATAQILENQENHSLQELSALSRHWEAAGDPGKAREFHLLAGDGLAEFSKRQAIEHYRKAIELSPSQQDLPVLEKLQKLYYVSGEFQKALEAAQVLHLAKGPSPDSYYKMGRCQERLGNYESSTEYLRQGLTVSRNDPQSAARLMRAIAVTCISRGEYRTAEKNCQEALKLLPQNSKPSVEAEIYNTLGQAYWHLAEWSQALSVHRKSLAINEREGSLYGIADSHNNLGLVYYRMYDWDRAAESCQKSFAIREKIGDISGLAKSYNNLALISRHLYDWDKALEYHSKCLQTMERIGSSLETATSLVNIGLIHKAKGEWDRALWSYNRAIQLAATIGAKNIMLDAYIRKAEFYLALGGLKDCSLFCQKSLGMAEELGGRLEMGRALNISGRISQMRQQWDKAKEIFSQAREIFAELDIRAGEAFILKNLADLHRELGELDKAEAMADKALSLAQRVEEQQLVADVLLLKGELLEERGRSGLTYMEWSLEIATKVNTAETAWPIFSAIARHHVKHKRYDLALEQYQKILSGFKQALANISQPDLKSSYIFAPRRRQLFKDIKLFRQEAASYAG; from the coding sequence TTGAAAGACCAAAAGATCGGCACTAAATACCAGGTGCTGGAATTTCTGGGAGAGGGTTCTTCCAGCCAGGTATATAAAGCCGTTGATCTGGCTGGCGGACAAATTGTGGCCCTAAAGCTTTTTTTAGCCGACTCCATTAACATAAATCTGGTCAGCCAGGAGTTCCGGCTGTTGGCAGAGTTGAGGCATCCCAACCTAGCCGCGGTTTATGCTTACGAAAATTTCCAGGCCGGATGTTTTTATATTATGGAATTCGTGCCGGGGCCGGATATATTATGCCGTTGCCGGGATCTTTCTTTTGAAAAAAAATGCCATAAGCTGATTGAACTGTGCCATGCCTTGGAATACATTCATTACTGGAACATCGTCCATCTTGATTTAAAACCATCCAACCTTCTGCTGGACGAAAAAGACGCCGTCAAGCTGTTGGACTTTGGGTTGGCTCAAAGCGCAGCCTGTGCCCCCCTAAAGATATCCGGCACCCCTTCCTATATTTCCCCGGAGGTTATCTCCGGCCAATCTTCGGATGGCCGGGCGGACCTATATTCGCTGGGGGTTTTGATGTATCAGATATTCGCCGGAGTCCTGCCCTTTGAGGCCCCGTCACTGAAAGATCTGGTAAAAAAACACCTATATCAGCCGCCCCAGCCGCCGCTGATATACAACGCCTCCCTTCCTGAACGGCTTCAATCATTGATCTTAAAACTCCTGAACAAGGATCCCAATGCCAGGCCGGCCGGAGCCGGCGAGGTTGCAGTTGAGCTGGCCAGGATCATCAAACAAAGCCCCGGCGAATCGCCCGATGCTCCCCGCCTTCCTTTCGTCTTCAACAGCCGACTGGTGGGCCGGAATAAAGAAATGGCCGAATTGCGACATGCCGTTCAGAATGCCATCTCCGGCCAAGGCTCCACCATTTTTATTTCCGGCGAAACCGGCATCGGGCGCACCAAGCTGCTGACGGAGTTCTCCCTGGAGGCCCAGCTGTTGGAATGCCAGGTGCTGTGGACCCGCTGTTACCAGCCCGACACTTCCGCCTACGACCTGATCGGGCAGTTGCTGGCCCAGATCCTGCCTCTGGCCCAGAACTTTTGCCCCCAGATTATTTCGGAGTTCGGTCCCAAACTGGCTGAGATCGTTCCCGCCTACCGGGCCCTGCCCGAGGTCAAAAACCTTCCGGTTCCGGCCTCACTGCCGGCCCATGAGCAGCGGCTCCGGCTGCTGGATGCTGTAGCTGGCTTCATTATAAAAACCATGGAGGCCGTTCCCCCCCGGGCGACGGTCATTATGCTGGAAAGTATCCAGTGGATAGACCGGGAAAGCCTGGAAGCTGTCAGCCACCTGATGCGCAATATAGCCCGGTCATCCATATTGGTGATCGGCAGCTTCAGAAACGACGACCTGGCTCCGGGACACCATCTGCCGGAAACCATCGAGGCCCTGGTAGCCGAGAACCTGGCCGAACAGTTTTTCCTGAAACGGCTGAGCCAGTCCGAGGTTTCCGAGCTAATCCGGAATATTTTCCCCCGGATTCAAAATCCGGAGCCTTTGCTGACGAAGATATTCGCCGAAACCGAGGGAAATCCCCTGTTGATCGAAGAGGCGGTGCATTATTTGATGGACTCGAAGTTTATCGAACGGCGCCACGGCCAATGGCAGATAACTTCTCTGACGAACGATCGACTGGCCTTGCCCGACGGATTGACCAAGGCTTTTAAGCTTAAATTAAAGAACCTGTCTCCGGAACAGCTTTTGTTGATGCAATCCCTGGCGGTGATGGAGCGCCCAGCCACCGCCCACCAGATCTTTGCCATCACGGCGCTGGACGCCTGCCAGATCAGCAAAGACCTGCTGTATTTCAAGAGCCAAAGCCTGCTGACGGTTTTACAAGAGGAAAAAGGCGATCTCTTCTACGGGCTTCATCACTCCAAAATCGCCCGCGAAGTATACCGTTCTGCCTCCCCGGGACTGCTGTCCCGTCTGCACCGGGCCACCGCCCAGATACTGGAAAATCAGGAAAATCATTCCCTGCAGGAACTTTCCGCACTGTCGCGCCACTGGGAAGCGGCTGGAGATCCCGGCAAAGCCAGGGAGTTTCACCTGTTGGCCGGAGACGGCCTGGCGGAATTTTCCAAACGACAGGCCATAGAACATTACCGCAAAGCCATCGAGCTGTCGCCATCCCAGCAGGATCTTCCGGTGTTGGAAAAACTGCAGAAACTTTACTATGTTTCGGGGGAATTCCAGAAAGCGTTGGAAGCGGCCCAGGTCTTGCATCTGGCAAAAGGGCCTTCCCCGGATAGCTATTATAAAATGGGACGGTGCCAGGAAAGGCTGGGCAATTATGAATCCTCCACAGAATACCTGCGTCAGGGATTGACCGTTTCGCGGAACGATCCCCAATCGGCCGCCCGGTTGATGAGAGCCATCGCAGTAACCTGCATCAGCCGGGGCGAATACCGGACTGCGGAAAAAAACTGCCAGGAGGCCTTAAAATTGCTGCCTCAAAATAGCAAACCTTCGGTGGAGGCGGAAATTTACAACACTTTGGGACAAGCCTACTGGCACCTGGCAGAATGGAGCCAGGCTCTTTCGGTGCACCGGAAGAGCCTGGCGATCAATGAGCGGGAAGGCAGCCTTTACGGGATTGCCGACAGCCACAACAACCTGGGGCTGGTTTATTACCGGATGTATGACTGGGACCGGGCAGCCGAATCCTGCCAAAAGAGTTTCGCCATCCGGGAAAAAATAGGCGATATCAGCGGCCTGGCCAAATCCTACAATAACCTGGCCCTGATCTCCCGGCATCTGTATGACTGGGACAAGGCACTGGAATACCACAGTAAATGTCTGCAGACCATGGAGCGGATCGGTTCGAGCTTGGAGACGGCCACCTCGCTGGTCAATATCGGGCTGATCCACAAAGCCAAGGGGGAATGGGACCGGGCCCTGTGGAGCTATAACCGGGCCATTCAGCTGGCCGCCACCATCGGGGCAAAAAATATCATGCTCGACGCCTATATCCGCAAAGCGGAATTTTACCTGGCTTTAGGGGGTCTGAAGGATTGCAGTTTGTTCTGTCAAAAATCGCTGGGCATGGCAGAAGAACTGGGCGGCCGCCTGGAGATGGGGCGGGCCCTGAACATTTCGGGACGCATCAGCCAGATGCGCCAGCAGTGGGATAAGGCCAAGGAAATCTTCTCTCAGGCCCGGGAGATTTTTGCCGAGCTGGATATTAGAGCCGGAGAGGCGTTTATTTTAAAGAACCTGGCCGATCTGCACCGCGAGCTAGGAGAGCTGGACAAAGCCGAAGCCATGGCCGACAAAGCCTTAAGCCTGGCGCAAAGAGTGGAGGAACAGCAGTTGGTGGCCGATGTCTTGCTGCTGAAAGGAGAATTGCTGGAGGAAAGAGGCCGGAGCGGCCTCACATACATGGAATGGTCTCTGGAAATCGCCACTAAGGTAAATACGGCAGAAACAGCCTGGCCTATTTTCTCGGCCATAGCCAGACACCATGTCAAGCACAAACGTTATGACCTGGCCCTGGAACAGTATCAAAAAATTCTGTCCGGGTTCAAGCAGGCTTTGGCCAACATCAGCCAGCCGGATCTAAAATCCTCGTACATATTCGCTCCCCGCCGGCGCCAGCTGTTCAAGGACATCAAACTGTTCCGTCAGGAGGCAGCAAGCTATGCCGGTTAA